The Sulfurospirillum deleyianum DSM 6946 nucleotide sequence GTTTAGTGATATCAATTTAGCGTATAAAAAACCGCTTTTGGAGTTTAATGATGCAAAGGCTATTTATGATGATTTTTGTAAAAAGCATCAAATAACTCAACCCATAATAGCTTTTCATGTAGGTTTTGGAGGCTCAAGCGATGCAAATTTGAATCTTGATGAGTATGAAGTGCTTATCCGTGAAGTTATCAAACAAGGCAGATATCAAGTCGTACTTACATTTGGCCCGGATGAAAAAGCTCTTTATGAAACGATGCAAAAGAGACTCGTTGATGTCAATGCCCTTTTTTATCTCTCGATTGAAGGATTGGTTTACTTTGCAAAATTAGTGAGTCATTTTAAACTCTTTATTTCTACTTCAACCGGAACGTATCATCTCGCTTCGCTGATGGGAACACCGACTATGACATTTTTTGCAGATAATCTTTTTGCAAGTCCTAAAAGGTGGAAGAGCATTGGAGAAGAAAACTTCCAAAAGTATTTTAGTTTACCACGTGATAATGAGAATAAAAAAATAGTGCTAGAAGAGGTCAAAAAGAATTTGGTAGAGCTTTAATGCTCCCAACTGATGCCTTCTTTGACAATTTTTGCGGGGTTACCGGCTGCTATGGCATTGCATGGGATTGATTTTGTCAAAACAGAGCCTATCCCGATCACAGAGTTTGCTCCGATATGCACACCCTTGAGTATTACTACATTATCGGCTATCCATATTTTATCGCTTAGTATAATATCTTTAGC carries:
- a CDS encoding glycosyltransferase family 9 protein, with protein sequence MNILVVRTDKLGDFITALPTFYVLKHYDPKNKIIACVAPLNKTLAQSCDFIDEVIVDNGENVFDLAKKIKRAKIDASVTLFSNTRVAIAQFLARIPTRIAPATKIAQIFYTKRVLQRRSEVKMAEFEYNLELSKALFSDINLAYKKPLLEFNDAKAIYDDFCKKHQITQPIIAFHVGFGGSSDANLNLDEYEVLIREVIKQGRYQVVLTFGPDEKALYETMQKRLVDVNALFYLSIEGLVYFAKLVSHFKLFISTSTGTYHLASLMGTPTMTFFADNLFASPKRWKSIGEENFQKYFSLPRDNENKKIVLEEVKKNLVEL